From the Coregonus clupeaformis isolate EN_2021a unplaced genomic scaffold, ASM2061545v1 scaf0844, whole genome shotgun sequence genome, the window AGCCCTGAGCATGGACTCTGGACTTTGTACCTAAGGGACATGAATGTGTACCAAGCCTCTACCTCCCACGCTATCCTCCTCTCCCTGAGAGAGAAGCCCCAGAAGGTGGGGATGTTTGTGGACTATGAGGAGGGTCAGGTCTCCTTTTatgatgtggaggccaggtctcatATCTGCTCTTTCACTGGCTGCACCTTTACAGAGAAACTCTATCCATACTTAGGCCCCTCTGATAACGATGATGGTCAAAACACAGCCCCTCTCATCATCTCtcctgtcaatcacacacactgaTTAAACAAATCAGTTACTTTTCCAAATCCTTACATGTATCGATATCTTTCCAAAttagcatacagttgaagtcattagtttacatacaccttagccaaatacatttaaactcagtttttcacaattcctgacatttaatcctagtacaaattccctgttttaggtcagttaggatcaccaaatGAAAATGTCAACTGTTCTGTACATCTAAACATGGATAATAAATGCTTGTATTTACTGAAAATGAAGACTATCaactggattaaataaaataaaagtagtcCTTAAAGTTATGTTGTATTGATTATTCATATAATATACCCATCATTATTTTACAGAGGGAAAACTATCCTTTAAAGTGATATTCCTTTTCTCTGTTTTTTCTCTTATTCCCTCTCTAAGTTGATCTGATGATGAAAGCCAAACTCAGCCTTTGAACTTGTTTTGGATGTAGGTGAACGTGACAAAGCACTTTAAAGAGTGAATCCACAGAAGCTGCCCGCttctgttttggtaaacagctgagggatgggcctggatcATTTTAACCACTCTCAGattaatagacagagctatggatgcaaggactgagcatccatgatatcaaaattatagttttaactatgttttgagcgctaatagtccgggtagcatgattagctgttcaggagtcttatggcttgggggtagaagctgttgagaagccttttggacctagacttggcgctccgttaccacttgccgtgcggtagcagagagaacagtctatgactagggtgtctggagtctttgacaattttgagggccttcctctgacactgcctggtatagagatactggatggcaggaagcttggccccagtgatggactgggctgtacgcaccaccctctgtagtgccttgaggtcagaagctgagcagttgccataccaggcggtgatgcaaccagtcaggatgctctcgatggtgcagctgtataactttttgaggatctgaggacccatgccaaatgttttcagtctcctgagggggaataggctttgtcgtgccctcttcacgactgtcttggtgtgtttggaccatgatagttcgttggtgatgttgacaccaaggaactttaagctctcaacctgttccactacagccccgtcgatgagaatgggggtgtgcacagtcctctttttttcctgtagtccacaatcatctcctttgtcttgatcacgttgagggagaggttgttatcctgccaCCACAtagccagatctctgacctcctccctataggctgtctcatcattgtcggtgatcaggcctaccactgttgagtcgtcagcaaacttaatgatggtgttggagtcgtgcctggccatgcagtcatgggtgaacagggagtacaggaggagactgagcacgcacccctgaggggcccccgtgttgaggatcagcaaggcagatgtgttgttacctacccttaccacctgggggcggcccgtcaggaagtccaggatccagttgcagagggaggtgtttagtcccaggatccttagcttagtgatgagctttgagggcactatggtgttgaacgctgagctgtagtcaatgaacagcattctcacgtaggtgtttcccaggtgggaaagggcaatgtggagtgcaatagagattgcatcatctgtggatctgttggggcggtatgtaaaatggagtgggtctagggtttctgggataatggtgttgatgtgagccatgaccagcctttcaaagcacttcatggctacatggTGAgcgctacgggtcagtagtcatttaggcaggttatcttagtgtccttgggcacagggacgatggtggtctgcttgaaacatgttggtattacagactcagtcagggacatgttgaaaatgtcagtgaagacacttgccagttggtcagcacatgctcggagtacacgtcctggtaatccatctggccccgcggccttttaaatgttgacctgcttaaaagtctttctcacatcggctacggagagtgtgatcacatagtcatcaggaacagctggtgctctcatgcatgcttcagtgttgcttgcctcgagcgagcatagaagtgatttagctcgtctggtaggcttgtgtcactgggcagcttgcggctgtgcttccctttgtagtctgtaatagttttcaagccctgccacatccgacgagcgtcagagccggtgtagtacgattcaatcttagtccggtattgactctttgcctgtttgatggttcatcggagggcatagcgggatttcttataagtgtctgggttagagtcccgctccttgaaagcggcagctctaccctttagctcagtgcggatgttgcctgtagtccatggcttctggttggggtatgtacgtacggtcactgtggggatgacgtcatcaatgcacatattgatgaagccagtgactgatatggtgtactcctcaatgctatctgaagaatcccagaacatattccagtctgtgctagcaaaacagtcctgtagcttagcatctgcgtcatctgatcacttttttattaaccgagtcactggtgcttcctgctttagtttttgcttataagcaggaatcaggaggatagagttatggtcagattggccaaatggagggcgagggagagcttgtatgcgtctctgtgtgtggagtaaaggtggtctagagttttcttcctctggttgcacatttaacatgctggtagaaattaggtagaacggatttaagtttccctgcattaaggtCTCTGGCGAGccaaacctcgagacttccttagtattagattttatgcaccagctgttgtttacaaatatacacagaccgccaccccttgtcttaccggagtcagccattctatcctgccgatgtagcgtatatcccgtcagctgtatgttgtccatgtcgttgttcagccacgactcggtgaaacgtaAGATATTAAAAATTtgaatgtcctgttggtaggataaccgtaatcttaggtcgtccaatttgttatcaaatgattgaacattggctaataggattgatggaagaggcagtctACTCGCTCGCAGTCGAATCCTTACAAGGCACACCGACCTATGtccacaatatctctgtctctttatcatgcaaatgatggggatttgggccttttcgggtgtctgtaggatatccttcgcgtccgactcgttgaagaaaacatcttcatccaatacgaggtgagtaatcgctgtcctgatatccagaagctatttttggtcataagagacggtggcagaaacattatgtacagaataaattacaaataacgcgaaaaaacacacataatagtacaattggttagagggctgtaaaacggcagccatcttctccggcgccacttcGAGACTGGTTCCACAGTTCTGTACTCTGATAAAGGACATACTTTTCCATTGAGCTGGCTGTGGATCTAAGACAGTGAACATAATAATGGAAGTACTGTGCCTTTGAGCAGGTTGTTGGTTTAGGTGAGGATGAGTTGAGGGATCTCCAAAAGGGTAATGATGAAGGAGACTTTGGCCACAGTGCCCAAGTGGTAGCGGGCCAGACTCAGCATAGACGACAGGATGAGGGTCGGCGGCAGCTGGGATTTATTCCTGATTTCCTCCCCAGGGTACAGGAAAAGCAGAGTTAGAAATAGAGaaactcatacaggacagacctGGGTTCACAATATATTTGTTTTCATTCAAATACTTTGATTGAGCAGGTATGGACTGAAAAACGAATACTTTGAACGTactggatcacaaaaaaatacaattcttACGTTATCTTGTAGTtttccaataaaatggtctgatagtgatgtggatatactcggaatacatatcccaaatgaaataaatgatctcactccaataaattgtAATAGAAAGTAagtaaaaatagataagatcttgctaacATGGAaatgtaaatacctgtctatttgtggaaaaatcaccctgattaactatttagtattatcccagtttacctatttgcttatggtcttgcctacgcctagcgaacagctttttaaattatatgagaaaaaaaatattatattttctttggaacggcaagccagacaaaattaaatgggcctatttatataatgaatatgaacagAAATTATtacatattaaagcattagacctatcactaaaagcttcagtcatacaaaagttatacttaaatccgaactggttctttAGCAAATGaataagattgtctcaccccatgttcaagaatggccttttttccatttattcagattacaacctgtCACTTTCAGTTGTTTTAAAAGGAAATCaactcccaaatatcactatttcttaaacaagccatagaaagttggttccaatttcaatttaatcctccaggaACGACagaatgcaacaaatattgtggttaaactcaaatatactaattaataaaataaatgtttaaaaaggtataatcttcgtaaatgatatcataggtaggagtggtggagttatgtcgcacatgcagctaacaaaaacatatggaaatgtctgttctacccaaaattacaaccaaataattgtagcattaccgcaaaattggaagaggaaagtggaaggggggaaaagTAAGTTAAATACCATaaatggttaaagaaaattgtgataaataaaaaagtataccagtttcatttaaggaccaagggattgacagccgtcccatatagattgcaaaatagttgggaagagatttttgacgtaccgattccgtGGCAaattgtttatgaactgataggcaaaacaacgccggattcaaaacttcgaattttttaatttaaattattataccaCTGGAATtgtatttatatgggggatacaatcttcccagctgtgcagattttgctgcgaagacacAGAATCATTGGATCAtctgttttggtactgtccatttgtagcttgtttttggtcacaggtccaggaatggctgaaggattgcaatatttacctggagctaaccctgcagatagcactactgggtaatctgaaaagtcatagtcaatcgatcaataatatacaaataattttagcaaaaatgtttattttcaatttacaatctgtagaaacaatgagaatagaagggttcaaaACGTTTGTGAAACatcccagtacagttgaaaaatatatggcaaatagaaatccaatagtATAGTGAGTTCAGACGGGAACGGTGCATTACTGAGGCAGGGTTATAGACTGTTCAGGGTTATGTTCTTGCTGGGGGTATAGACTGGTGAAAACAAGGTTCTATGGTCAGGTTGGAGGTGGGTAGTAGCAGTGGtgggaaaaagtactcaattgtcgtacttgagtaaaaggtaccttaatagaaaatgacttaagtggtattttactgggtgactttcacttatgtaaaagtatctggttctctgtagctcagctggtagagcacagcgcttgtaacgccaaggtagtgggctcgatccccgggaccacccatacaaaaaaaaaaaaaaaaaaatgtatgcacgcatgactgtaagtcgctttggattaaagcgtctgctaaatgacatattatattattattattataatatggatggtgttaagagatagatgggaggtgttgaatggagctgaagaatgggactaataacaactaacagcAACTAATAACTacaagatacagtgagggaaaaaagtatttgatcccctgctgatgttgtacgtttgcccactgacaaagaaattatcagtctataatttgaatggtaggtttatttgaacagtgagagacagaataacaacaacaaaatccagaaaaaagcatgtcaaaaatgttataaattgatttgcattttaatgagggaaataagtatttgacccctctgcaaaacatgacttagtacttggtggcaaaacccttgttggcaatcacagaggtcagacgtttcttgtagttggccaccaggtttgcacacatctcaggaggtattttgtcccactcatctttgcagatcttctccaagtcattaaggtttcgaggctgacgtttggcaactcgaaccttcagctccctccacagattttctatgggattaaggtctggagactggctaggccactccaggaccttaatgtgcttcttcttgagccactcctttgttgccttggccgtgtgttttgggtcattgtcatgctggaatacccatccatgacccattttcaatgccctggctgagggaaggaggttctcacccaagatttgacggtacatggtcccgtccatcgtccctttgatgcggtgaagttgtcctgtccccttagcagaaaaacacccccatagcataatgtttccacctccatgtttgacggtggggatggtgttcttggggtcataggcagcattcctcctcctccaaacacggcgagttgagttgatgccaaagagctccattttggtctcatctgaccacaacactttcacccagttctcctctgaatcattcagatgttcattggcaaacttcagacgggcatgtatgtgtgctttcttgagcagggggaccttgtgggcgctgcaagatttcagtccttcacggcgtagtgtgttatcaattgttttcttggggactatggtcccagctgccttgagatcattgacaagatcctcccgtgtagttctgggctgattcctcaccgttctcatgatcattgcaactccacgaggtgagatcttgcatggagccccaggccgagggagattgacagttattttgtgtttcttctatttgcgaataatcgcaccaactgttgtcaccttctcaccaagctgattggcgatggtcttgtagcccattccatccttgtgtaAGTTAAAGAGATCAAACTCTCAGTAGATCTCAGCAAGagatatgcagagagagagatagcagataGCGTGCAGGTTTTCACTGCTCTGGTGCTCTCCATTGAGAAAAGCCAGGCTGAGCTAATTGAGGTGATTGAGGAGAAGCAGGAAGCAGTTGAGAGGCGGGCTGAAGGGCTCATTAAAGAGCTGGAGCAGGAAATCACTGAGCTAAAgaggagaagcactgagctgaaGCAGCTCTCACAGACTGAGGACAACCTCCAACTTCTCCAGAGCTTCCTATCCCTAGTGTGCACCCCTCCACCCACCAAGGACTGGTCTGATGTCAGTGTTCACAGTGATCTGTGTGTGGGGACTGTGAGGAGAGCTGTGTCTCAGCTGGAGAAGACACTgaataaagagatggagaagctGCCTGAAGTCAAACAGAAGAGGATTCAGCAGTATGCAGTGGATGTGACTCTGGACCCTGATACAGCACATCCCTGGCTCATCCTGTCTGAAGATGGCAAACAAGTAAGAACACCACAGAAACGTTCTGACAATCCAAAAAGGTTTGATCGTTTTGCCATTGTTCTTGGAAAGAATGGCTTCTCCTCAGGGAGATTTTACTATGAGGTGATTGTTAAGGGGAAGACTTCATGGGTTTTAGGAGTGGCAAGAGAGTCCACTGACAGGAAGGAGAATATCACACTGACACCTGAGGATGGACTCTGGACTGTGATGCTAAGGGATGAGAATGTGTACCAAGCCTGTACCTCCCACTATATCCTCCTCTCCCTGAGAGAGAAGCCCCAAAAGATTGGGGTGTTTGTTGATTATGAGGAGGGTCAGGTCTCCTTTTatgatgtggaggccaggtctcatATCTATTCTTTCACTGGCTGCAACTTTACAGAGAATCTCTATCCATACTTCGGCCCCTCTGGTAATGATGATGGTCAAAACTCAGCCCCTCTCGTCATCTCTCCTGTCACTCACACAAGCTGATTAAATGATGGAGAGAGAATTGTTTGTCCTAACAGATATTTTAAAATGCACATTTACAAATCATTACATGTATCAATATGTTTACAAATTAGTGTATTTAGTCAGATTGACATGTCACATGATTCGAATGTCCACGGATGTCCTCTGAAATTGTATCAACAAATGAAAATGTAAAGTGTTCTGTACATCTTAACATGGATAATAAATGCTTGTATTTACTGAAAATGAAGACTCAAGTGGAATTAACgtaaataaaataagtaataaAAGTTGTGTTGCTTTGATTATTTACCCATAATTATTTTACAGACGGAGAACTATCCTTTAAAGTGATATTccttttctctgtttctctcttattCCCTCTCTAAGTAAATCTGATGATAAAGGCCAAACTCAGCCTTTGAACTGGTTGTGGATGTAGATGAATATGACTTTAAAGAGCAAATccacagttgaaacaataacaaagtggccTCCCAgcttctgttttggtaaaaagctgagggatgggcctggagaaatgtaaccacactTAGAATAATAGacggagctatggatgcaaggactgaccatccagtatatcaaaaccattgttttaaccatggtttgaggctatacagtttttctttacatttacaatgtttacaaacattggagacaAACAAGTGTATATTTTGGGTTCTCATGGGGTGTGACAGTTGAACTATGGTCATgaagcatttataagttatatttttcaagaatcaatgggtatctATCATTCATTTATAAATCAAAATATTGATGTAGCAATCACAGATTGTCCCTTTTAATTTTGTTTTTGAAACTGTATAAGTGAATGTGGTAAAATACATAATCAGCCTTTGAGCTGGTTCTACAGTTCTGTACTTCGATAAAATACATAATTTTCCATTGAGCTGTCTGTGTATCTAAGACAGTAAATATGATAAGGGAAGTACTGTGCCATTGAGCTGGTTGTTGgtttcaaatcacattttatttgtcacatacacgtgtttagcagatgttatagcgggtgtagcgaaatgcttgtgcttctagctccgacaatgcagtaatatctaagaatttcacaacatatacccaatacacacaaaaaagtaaggaatgggatttaagaatatatacatatattgacaagcaatgacagagcagcatggactaagatacagtagaatattatagaatagaatacagtatatacatatgagatgagtagtgcaagatatgtaaacattatttaagtgactagtgttccatttcttaaagtggccagtgatttcaataggcagcagcagcctttaatgtgctagtgatggctatttaacagtctgatggccttgagatagaagctgtttttcattctctcggtcccagctataatgcacctgtactgacctcgccttctggatgatagcggggtgaacaggcagtggctcgggtggttgatgtccttgatgatctttttggccttcctgtgacattgggtgctgtatgtgtcttggagggcaggtagtttgcccctggtaatgcgttcagcagaccgcaccaccctctggagagccctgcggttgtgggcagtgcagttgccataccaggcggtgatacagcccaacaggatgctctcaattgtgcatctgtaaaggtttgtgagggttttaggtggtaagccaaatttcttcagcctcctgaggttgaagaggctctgttgcgccttcttcaccacactgtctgcgtgggtggaccatttcagtttgtcggtgatgtgtacgccaaggaacttgaagctttccaccttctccactgcggtcctgtcgatgtggataggggggtgcaccctctgctgtttcctgaagtccacgatcatctcctttgttttgttgatgttgagtgagaggttattttcctggcaccacactcccagagccctcacctcctccctgtaggcggtctcgtcattgttggtaatcaagcctactacttttgtgtcgtctgcaaacttgatgattgagttggaggagtgcttggccacacagtcatgggtgaacagggagtacaggagggggctgagcatgcacccttgtggggccccagtgttgaggatcagcgaagtggagatgttgtttcctaccttcaccacctggggcggcccgtcaggaagtccaggacccagttgcacagggcggggttcagacccaggccctcaagcttaatgatgagcttggaaggtactatggtgttgaatgctgagctatagtcaatgaaaagcattcttacataggtattcctcttgtccagatgggatagggcagtgtgcagtgtgatggcaattgcatcgtctgtggatctattggggcggtaagcaaattgaagtgggtctttggtgacaggtaaggtagaggtgatgtgatccttgactagtctctcaaagcacttcatgatgacagaggtgagtgctacagggcgatagtcatttagttcagttacctttgctttcttgggtagtGATTATGATAAAACACATATTTTTGGTTGTAGATGTAGGTGAAGATGAGGTGAGGGATCTCCACCAGGGTGATGATGAAGAAGCCTTTGGCCACAGTGCCCAGGTGGTAGCGGGCAAGACGCAGCATAGATGACAGGATGTGGGTCAGCGGCAGCTGGGATTTATTCCTAATGTCCACCACAAGGTACAGGAAAAGCAGAGTTAGAAATATACaaactcatacaggacagacctGGGTCCACAAGATATTTGTTTTCTTtgaaatactttgagcgtttgattGAGCAGGtatggagtgccagatgggcagggtctgtacttttgggactatttAATTGCTTCCGTTGCATCAGGAGAGAACAATCAAGTGCACCTAACGTATTCAACAGAAAAACAAATACTTTGAACCCTGGGCTGATACGGGGCTATTTCCTAATTAACACATCACaatcacaagcatttcactgtattcaTTAAATGTACTGTTTTATTGTTGGGGATATACACTGTTTTTAGGACACCCTGAAAAAAACCATGTCCCCCGTATCCTGTCTTGCCCCAAAGCTTGTTTTCCATTCTTTTATTACTCTGTATAAAAATGTTATCA encodes:
- the LOC121557965 gene encoding E3 ubiquitin-protein ligase TRIM39-like encodes the protein MVSATVKEIKLSVDLSKRYAEREIADSVQVFTALVLSIEKSQAELIEVIEEKQEAVERRAEGLIKELEQEITELKRRSTELKQLSQTEDNLQLLQSFLSLVCTPPPTKDWSDVSVHSDLCVGTVRRAVSQLEKTLNKEMEKLPEVKQKRIQQYAVDVTLDPDTAHPWLILSEDGKQVRTPQKRSDNPKRFDRFAIVLGKNGFSSGRFYYEVIVKGKTSWVLGVARESTDRKENITLTPEDGLWTVMLRDENVYQACTSHYILLSLREKPQKIGVFVDYEEGQVSFYDVEARSHIYSFTGCNFTENLYPYFGPSGNDDGQNSAPLVISPVTHTS